One window from the genome of Mauremys mutica isolate MM-2020 ecotype Southern chromosome 4, ASM2049712v1, whole genome shotgun sequence encodes:
- the LOC123369253 gene encoding lysosomal membrane ascorbate-dependent ferrireductase CYB561A3 has product MPTFQFLPFLALLGTLGFLCVVFTGFWSQHWRGGFAWDGSTKMFNWHPVFMVTGMLVLYGGAVLVYRVPSSWVGPKLPWKLLHAALTLAAFFLVVLGLVAVFGFHNAQKIPNMYSLHSWLGLAAVLLFSCQWLMGFATFLLPWSPAWLRIIYKPIHIFFGSIILALAMAASISGINEKLFFSLTNKTVPYAKLPPEAWFANSLGMLILAFGLLVLWALAMPAWKRPESESLEARQPLLH; this is encoded by the exons atGCCCACCTTCCAGTTCTTGCCCTTCTTGGCGCTGCTGGGCACCCTGGGGTTCCTGTGTGTGGTGTTCACAGGGTTCTGGTCCCAGCACTGGCGCGGAGGCTTTGCCTGGGATGGCTCCACCAAGATGTTTAACTGGCACCCGGTCTTCATGGTGACGGGCATGCTGGTGCTGTATGGGGGAG cGGTGCTGGTGTACCGGGTGCCCAGCTCCTGGGTGGGCCCCAAGCTCCCGTGGAAGCTGCTGCATGCGGCGCTGACCCTGGCAGCCTTTTTCCTGGTCGTGCTGGGTCTCGTCGCAGTCTTCGGGTTCCACAATGCCCAGAAAATCCCCAACATGTACTCGCTGCACAGCTGGTTGGGGCTGGCAGCTGTGCTGCTCTTCTCTTGCCAG TGGCTCATGGGATTCGCTACTTTCCTGTTACCCTGGTCCCCTGCCTGGCTGCGGATTATCTACAAGCCCATTCACATCTTCTTCGGCTCCATCATCCTCGCGCTGGCCATGGCAGCATCCATCTCCGGCATTAACGAGAAGCTCTTCTTCAGCCT GACGAACAAGACGGTTCCCTACGCCAAACTCCCCCCTGAGGCCTGGTTTGCCAATTCTCTGGGGATGCTGATCTTGGCCTTTGGGTTGCTGGTGCTGTGGGCTCTCGCCATGCCGGCCTGGAAGCGCCCAGAGTCAGAGTCACTGGAGGCCCGACAG cccctgctccattAG